The proteins below come from a single Fibrobacter sp. UWT2 genomic window:
- a CDS encoding HAD-IIA family hydrolase, which yields MQKHCPVKAVVFDLDGTLYLSGRPYPKAVKTVCRVAKQVPVYYLSNNTSKSPVFYENRLKVMGLPLADDAIISALYLSLDAIHEEGIKNVFFFANPEVTEWFAAQDPTLNLRPDVADTELVLIAYHNSFDYRELCELSFRVQRKIPFWVTHTDFVCPDANGPVPDIGSFMALLKTAYGVEPERSFGKPNPAMLSGLLKKYKPEEILFVGDRLYTDFELAKRSGCRFVLPLCGETKQQDLDKLVDKPEFVVDMVSDIDFESFFKGEI from the coding sequence ATGCAAAAGCATTGCCCGGTTAAAGCAGTCGTATTTGACCTCGACGGAACCTTGTACCTGAGTGGCCGCCCCTATCCGAAGGCGGTCAAGACGGTTTGCCGTGTGGCCAAACAAGTGCCCGTCTACTATTTGAGCAACAATACCAGCAAGTCTCCGGTCTTCTACGAAAACCGCCTCAAGGTCATGGGCCTTCCGCTGGCCGACGATGCCATTATTTCGGCTTTGTACCTTTCGCTCGATGCTATTCACGAAGAAGGCATCAAGAACGTATTCTTCTTTGCAAACCCCGAAGTCACGGAATGGTTTGCCGCGCAAGACCCGACGCTCAACTTGCGCCCGGACGTTGCAGACACCGAACTGGTGCTGATCGCTTACCATAACAGCTTCGACTACCGCGAACTTTGCGAACTGTCGTTCCGCGTGCAGCGCAAGATTCCGTTCTGGGTCACGCATACTGACTTTGTCTGCCCCGATGCAAACGGCCCCGTGCCCGATATCGGAAGCTTCATGGCGCTCCTCAAAACCGCCTACGGCGTAGAACCGGAACGCAGCTTTGGCAAGCCGAATCCTGCCATGCTCTCGGGACTCCTCAAAAAGTACAAGCCCGAAGAGATTCTGTTCGTGGGCGACCGCCTTTATACCGACTTTGAACTGGCCAAGCGCAGCGGCTGTCGCTTCGTGCTCCCGCTCTGTGGCGAAACAAAACAACAGGATTTGGACAAATTAGTTGACAAACCTGAGTTTGTTGTCGATATGGTAAGTGATATTGACTTTGAATCCTTCTTCAAGGGTGAAATCTGA